Proteins from one Motilibacter rhizosphaerae genomic window:
- a CDS encoding STAS domain-containing protein, which translates to MEPTSGVSVVRVGTQVVVRLSGHVGDPFAADLVEVRAEVLALRPRSVALDLDGCTSLDDSGRGFLLDLRDDALREGLRLRVHEAPPDVRRLLR; encoded by the coding sequence ATGGAGCCCACCAGCGGGGTGAGCGTGGTCCGGGTGGGGACGCAGGTGGTCGTGCGCCTCTCCGGTCACGTCGGCGACCCGTTCGCGGCCGACCTCGTGGAGGTGCGGGCGGAGGTGCTGGCGCTGCGCCCGCGCTCGGTGGCCCTCGACCTCGACGGCTGCACCTCGCTGGACGACTCGGGCCGGGGCTTCCTGCTCGACCTGCGCGACGACGCCCTGCGCGAGGGCCTGCGCCTGCGCGTCCACGAGGCGCCCCCGGACGTCCGCCGCCTCCTCCGCTAG